GGGATCCGCGGGATCGAACCAGGCGCCCGTCGCCAACTGCACGACGCCGGGCATGACGGCATCGGTAATGGCAACGACCGCCAGGCACGCACCGCGGGCGTTGGAAATGGTCACCACCTCGCCTTGCGCCAGGCCGCGAGCCGAGGCGTCGTCGGGATGAATGCGCACCGGCTGACGACCGCCGCTTTTGGTCCGGCGCGACGGCGCTGCATGGTCCCACTGGCTGTGTAGCTTGTCATGCGGCTGGCAGGACAGGAGATGCAGTGGATAGATGGCCGCCAGTTTGCTCCCAAGCCATTCGACCGGTTCCACCCACGCCGGGTGACCGGGGCAATCGGCATAGTCGAAGCCGGCAATGAGCTCCGAGGAAAGCTCAATCAGACCGGACGGCGTGCACAGCGGATGGGCAACCGGGTCCGCACGAAACGCGGCAAGGAAAGGCCGGTCCGCGTTTTGGCTTTCCACCTCGATCAGTCCCGTATTCCGGAACGTGGGAAAATCAGGTAGGGAAATGTCGCGCAACGCGGCGTTCGCCTGCGCCTCGGCATAAAGCTTCTCCAGCCATTCGGATTCGCTCAATCCATCCGTGAATGCCGCTTCAGTCCCCAGCCTTTTCGCGATGCGGCGCAGGATCTCGTGATCCGAGAATACGTCCGCAGGTGGTGCCGTCGTGTGTGTCGAATATCCGAGAAAACTGTCGCGACCGCTGGCAACCAGATCGTCGCGTTCCAGGAACGTCGCGGCCGGCAACACGATGTCGGCATGCCGGGCGTTGGCGTTCCACCAGTGTTCGTGAACGATGATCGTTTCCGGCTTCTGCCAAGCTTCGACCAGCCGATGAAGATCCTGATGATGGTGAAAAGGATTGCCACCGGCCCAATATATCAGCCTTATTTCCGGATAGATTCGTTTATTGCCATTATGGTCGTATTCCGTTCCCGGAGAAAGCAGCATGTCGGCAATCCGCGCGACCGGAATGTAGTCAGAAATTGCATTCTGCCCTTGCGGTAGCGACGGCCATTTCACGGCCGGCGCCGGCTGGCCAATACCCGATACGGATGCATAACCGAAACCAAATCCTCCGCCGGGCAGACCGATGCGACCCAGCAGCGATGCGACCGCGATAACCGCCCAATAGGCCTGTTCGCCATGGTCGGCGCGTTGCAGCGCCCATGCCATCATGATGAAGGTTTTTCGCGAGGCCATATTGCGGGCAAGGGTGAGGATGTCCTGCGCTCCAAGGCCGGTAATGCCGGCTGCCCAGGCGACATCCTTGATGACGCCGTCCACCTTTCCGAACAGATAATCCCGCAATGTCTCGAAGCCGACGGTGTAACGATCGATGAAACCCGTGTCGTGACGATTCTCCTGGATCAGCACGTGGGCGATGGCCAGCAGCAGGGCGGCGTCCGTCCCGGGTTTCAGAGCCATCCATTGGGCATCGAGCTCGCCTGCGGCGTCATCCCGGACGGGCCCGATGTTGATGAAATGGGCGCCTGCCTCTTTGCAATCAAGCAGACCCTGGCGGGTTTCATGGCGGGAAACGCCACCGGCATTGACCTGAGCGTTGCGAAGCGGCGTGCCGCCGAACATCACGATCAGATCCGCATGACCGACGATCTGGCTCCATGGGCTGTGGCCGGTGATCAACCCATCGGTGGAACCAATGACGTGCGGCAGGATGATTTCGCCGGCGGCATAACTATAGCTCTGGACGGAACGGACGGAACCGCCGTTCATGTTGAAAAAGCGTTTCAGCTGGCTTTGCGCATGATGAAATCGTCCGGCGCTCGACCAGCCGTAGGAGCCGGAAAAAATCGCGCCGTTGCCGTGCTCGTCCCTGACGCGGCGAATTTCGCCGGCGACCAGTTCGAGTGCTTCGTCCCAGGAGACCTCGACGAAAGCCTCGGCTCCCCGCCGCCCGGCACGATAGCCCGGTCCCTTTTCAAGGAAGGATCGCCTGACCGCTGGCCTGAGAATGCGGCACGGCGCTAGCCTGTCGGCTGGAAGCTCCCCACCGAATCGAACGGGATCGGGATCGCCCGCCATCGGACGAATGGCGCCATCTAAGCCATCATGACTGTAGAACCCCCAATGGGTTCCGACATGGCGCCGGTCTGCCGAAGGCTCCGAATGTTGCATGGTTTTCGGAGCCTTCGTCATCTTCATTCCACCTTGATGCCGGCTGTCTTGACGATCTTGCTGTAACGCTGTGTCTCGTCAACCACGAACGCCCTCAGATCGGCGCTGTTCTTGTACATCGGCTCGAAACCGAAGACCGTCAGCTTGTCCTTGAATTCGGTGGAGGTGACAACGTCCTGCAGGACCTTGCCGAGATATTCCGCCGCCTTTGGATCAAGATTCTTCGGTGCCCAGACGCCGTACCAGGAGAGCATTTCCAATGCAGGCATGCCGCTCTCGGCAACGGTCGGGACATCCGGCGCCAGGGGCGAGCGGGTCAGGCTGGTCACGGCGAGCGGCTTCAGCCGGCCTGCCTTGACATGCGGCAGGGACGACAGGATCGGGTCGGCGATCAGCTGCACCTGGCCGCCAATCATGTCGGTAAGTGCCGGACCGGCTCCCTTGTAGGTGACCACTTCAGTATCGACGCCGGCTTCACCCTTCAGGACTTCCACAGCCAAGTGGCCGGCAGAGCCATAACCGGAGGTGGCGAAGTTGTAGGAATCCGGATCCGCCTTCACCTCAGCGAAGAATTCCTTCAGCGTGTTCGCCTTGTCCGACGGATTGGTGGTGATCAGCAGCGGGCCAGCCGCGATGCCGCTAATATGCGTGAAGTCATTGACGACATCGAAAGGCACATTCTTGTTGATCAGCGGCGTGACCACATGGATCGACGCATTCAGCAGCAGGGTGTAGCCATCGGGAGCAGCCTTGACCACATCGGACGAACCGACCACCCCGCCGGCACCGCCCGCACGATTATCGACAACGAACGTCTTGCCGGTCTTGACCGAAAGCGTGGCGGCAAGAACGCGTGCAACGCCATCGACTGCACCGCCCGGCGGATAGGGCACGACAATGGACACAGGTCGACTAGGGTAGTCGTCCGCCTTGGCAAGGCCGGCCACCGGCAGCGTCATCGAAAGAAAAAGCAATGCTGTTCCGAAGCGATTCATAGATGGATTCCTTCTGGCTCCAAGAGGATGTATGCAGTCGAAAGTCATTGTATGTGTCGGCGGATCCTTCGCGGCGAGTCGCGGGAGGCAATCCGCCCGGTTCCGGCCGTCAGAACGTTCCGGGATATTGCCCGCCATCGATCAGCAGGTTCTGAGCGGTGACGAAGCCGGCATTCGCCGAGCAGAGGAAGGCGATGTAGGCGCCAACTTCTTCGGGACGTCCGTAGCGGCCGGCCGGATTCTGCGCCGCACGGGCGGCCCATATTTCGTCGAAAGAGCGACCGCTTTCCTGAGCAAGTACCTCGACGTGCTGGCGCTGGCCATCCGAAGCGACAATGCCCGGGAGTATATTGTTAATCGTCACATTATGGGCGATCGTCTGTCGAGCAAGGCCCGCGACGAAACCGACGAGGCCGGAGCGCGCCGCATTCGACATGCCAAGCTCGGCCTGGGCGATCTTGACGCTCCGCGACACGATGTTGACGATACGGCCGAACTCGCGCTCCATCATTCCGTCAACGGTCAGGCGCATCATGTCGATCGGTGTCAGCATCATCCGGTCGATGCCCCGCAACCAGTCCTCTCGAGACCAGTTGCGGAAATCACCGGGTAGTTCGCCATCGGCGTTGTTGACCAGGATGTCCGGGTTTGGGCAGACAGACAGAACGGCTTCACGACCGGCAAGCGTGGTAATATCGCCGACGACGGTGGTGACGCGGGCGCCGGTAACCGCTCGAATTTCTGCGGCTGCCGCCTGCAGTGTTTCGGGCGTCCGGGCGACGATGGTCAGATCCACATTCTCCCGAGCGAGAGCCATTGCGGCGGCCTTGCCCATGCCTCGGCTAGCGCCGCTAACGATAGCATTCCGACCGGAAATCCCGAGATCCATCGGCCGAGCCTCAAGCGGCCAAGGCCGAAGCGGGCTGCAGCTTCCAGCCATATTTCTTGTCGAGACCGAGATCCTGGACGATGCGAATGCCCTTTGCGAGCGCTTCGCCTTCAAGACCGGTCAATGGCCGCCGCAGTTCGCCAGCCGGCAGTCCGACAGCCTTCATCAGCGATTTCACGGCCACCGG
This genomic window from Neorhizobium galegae contains:
- a CDS encoding molybdopterin-dependent oxidoreductase; the encoded protein is MKMTKAPKTMQHSEPSADRRHVGTHWGFYSHDGLDGAIRPMAGDPDPVRFGGELPADRLAPCRILRPAVRRSFLEKGPGYRAGRRGAEAFVEVSWDEALELVAGEIRRVRDEHGNGAIFSGSYGWSSAGRFHHAQSQLKRFFNMNGGSVRSVQSYSYAAGEIILPHVIGSTDGLITGHSPWSQIVGHADLIVMFGGTPLRNAQVNAGGVSRHETRQGLLDCKEAGAHFINIGPVRDDAAGELDAQWMALKPGTDAALLLAIAHVLIQENRHDTGFIDRYTVGFETLRDYLFGKVDGVIKDVAWAAGITGLGAQDILTLARNMASRKTFIMMAWALQRADHGEQAYWAVIAVASLLGRIGLPGGGFGFGYASVSGIGQPAPAVKWPSLPQGQNAISDYIPVARIADMLLSPGTEYDHNGNKRIYPEIRLIYWAGGNPFHHHQDLHRLVEAWQKPETIIVHEHWWNANARHADIVLPAATFLERDDLVASGRDSFLGYSTHTTAPPADVFSDHEILRRIAKRLGTEAAFTDGLSESEWLEKLYAEAQANAALRDISLPDFPTFRNTGLIEVESQNADRPFLAAFRADPVAHPLCTPSGLIELSSELIAGFDYADCPGHPAWVEPVEWLGSKLAAIYPLHLLSCQPHDKLHSQWDHAAPSRRTKSGGRQPVRIHPDDASARGLAQGEVVTISNARGACLAVVAITDAVMPGVVQLATGAWFDPADPSKPGSLELNGNPNVLTPDHGTSRLTQGPSPNSCLVEISRFIGKPPEVRAYRPPDLAPDPRSKASNGKECP
- a CDS encoding Bug family tripartite tricarboxylate transporter substrate binding protein; amino-acid sequence: MNRFGTALLFLSMTLPVAGLAKADDYPSRPVSIVVPYPPGGAVDGVARVLAATLSVKTGKTFVVDNRAGGAGGVVGSSDVVKAAPDGYTLLLNASIHVVTPLINKNVPFDVVNDFTHISGIAAGPLLITTNPSDKANTLKEFFAEVKADPDSYNFATSGYGSAGHLAVEVLKGEAGVDTEVVTYKGAGPALTDMIGGQVQLIADPILSSLPHVKAGRLKPLAVTSLTRSPLAPDVPTVAESGMPALEMLSWYGVWAPKNLDPKAAEYLGKVLQDVVTSTEFKDKLTVFGFEPMYKNSADLRAFVVDETQRYSKIVKTAGIKVE
- a CDS encoding SDR family oxidoreductase, which produces MDLGISGRNAIVSGASRGMGKAAAMALARENVDLTIVARTPETLQAAAAEIRAVTGARVTTVVGDITTLAGREAVLSVCPNPDILVNNADGELPGDFRNWSREDWLRGIDRMMLTPIDMMRLTVDGMMEREFGRIVNIVSRSVKIAQAELGMSNAARSGLVGFVAGLARQTIAHNVTINNILPGIVASDGQRQHVEVLAQESGRSFDEIWAARAAQNPAGRYGRPEEVGAYIAFLCSANAGFVTAQNLLIDGGQYPGTF